In Arsenophonus sp. aPb, one DNA window encodes the following:
- the tsaD gene encoding tRNA (adenosine(37)-N6)-threonylcarbamoyltransferase complex transferase subunit TsaD, which produces MRVLGIETSCDETGIAIYDDQIGLLANQLYSQVKLHADYGGVVPELASRDHIRKTIPLIKVALQQAGLTGSDIDAVAYTAGPGLIGALLVGATIGRSLAFAWRVPAIAIHHMEGHLLAPMLEENRPEFPFVALLVSGGHTQLINVIAIGQYQLLGESIDDAAGEAFDKTAKLLGLDYPGGPALSLMAQRGQVGRFVFPRPMTDRPGLDFSFSGLKTFAANTIRNNNMDQQTAADIARAFEDAVVDTLVIKCKRALEQTGAKRLVMAGGVSANRTLRAKMAESITKIGGQVFYARPEFCTDNGAMIALAGMIRLKSGVSDSLDITVKARWPLADLSPLTFTSLHKST; this is translated from the coding sequence ATGATCAAATAGGTTTGTTAGCCAATCAATTATATAGCCAGGTAAAATTGCATGCCGATTATGGCGGCGTGGTGCCTGAATTAGCTTCTCGCGATCATATTCGTAAAACAATTCCTTTAATTAAAGTGGCACTACAACAAGCGGGTTTAACCGGCAGTGATATTGATGCCGTTGCTTATACCGCAGGTCCAGGTTTGATCGGCGCTTTATTGGTGGGAGCAACAATTGGGCGTTCATTAGCGTTTGCCTGGCGAGTGCCGGCTATCGCGATTCATCACATGGAGGGGCATTTACTGGCGCCCATGCTGGAAGAAAACCGCCCTGAATTCCCTTTTGTGGCATTATTGGTTTCCGGTGGGCATACCCAGTTAATTAATGTCATAGCAATTGGTCAATATCAGCTATTAGGCGAGTCAATTGATGATGCTGCGGGTGAAGCTTTTGATAAAACAGCAAAATTATTAGGTTTGGATTATCCAGGCGGGCCGGCATTGTCATTGATGGCCCAACGAGGACAGGTTGGTCGTTTTGTATTTCCTCGTCCGATGACAGATCGCCCTGGACTAGATTTTAGTTTTTCAGGTTTAAAAACGTTTGCTGCCAATACCATTCGTAATAATAATATGGATCAACAAACCGCTGCGGATATTGCTCGGGCATTTGAGGATGCTGTGGTGGATACATTAGTCATCAAATGTAAACGTGCTTTAGAGCAAACGGGGGCTAAGCGGTTGGTTATGGCCGGTGGTGTAAGTGCAAATCGCACCTTACGGGCGAAAATGGCAGAATCGATAACAAAAATTGGCGGACAGGTTTTTTATGCTCGACCAGAATTTTGTACCGATAATGGTGCAATGATAGCACTAGCTGGCATGATCCGTTTAAAAAGTGGCGTCAGTGACAGTCTGGATATCACTGTTAAAGCGCGTTGGCCATTGGCAGATTTGTCACCGTTAACATTTACATCGCTACATAAATCAACTTAA
- the plsY gene encoding glycerol-3-phosphate 1-O-acyltransferase PlsY, producing MSAIALGMIIFAYLCGSISSAVLICRLIGLPDPRHHGSENPGATNVLRIGGKAAAVAVLICDILKGMIPVWLAYYLNVPPFYLGIIAIAACLGHIYPIFFHFKGGKGVATAFGSIVAIGWGLSGVIAGTWLLTVLLSGYSSLGAIVTALLAPFYVWWFKPEFTFPVAMLSCLILFRHHDNIQRLWRGQESRIWQKIKKKSEKTDKEIIQASKKQEKND from the coding sequence ATGAGTGCAATCGCACTTGGCATGATTATCTTCGCCTACCTCTGTGGTTCAATCTCGAGCGCGGTCTTGATCTGCCGATTGATAGGTCTTCCTGATCCTCGACACCATGGTTCCGAGAATCCTGGAGCAACAAACGTATTACGAATCGGTGGTAAAGCAGCTGCTGTAGCTGTGCTCATTTGCGACATTCTAAAAGGAATGATCCCAGTATGGTTAGCCTATTATTTAAATGTCCCTCCCTTTTATCTTGGAATTATCGCCATTGCCGCTTGTTTAGGCCATATTTACCCTATTTTCTTTCATTTTAAAGGCGGAAAAGGGGTTGCTACTGCTTTTGGTTCTATTGTCGCCATTGGCTGGGGTTTATCTGGTGTTATCGCGGGTACCTGGCTGCTTACTGTTCTACTCAGCGGATATTCATCATTAGGCGCTATTGTCACTGCTCTATTAGCGCCCTTCTATGTTTGGTGGTTCAAGCCGGAATTCACCTTCCCGGTGGCAATGCTTTCATGTTTAATCCTCTTTCGTCATCATGATAACATTCAGCGTCTATGGCGGGGGCAAGAGAGCCGTATATGGCAAAAAATAAAGAAAAAAAGCGAAAAAACTGATAAAGAAATTATTCAAGCCTCTAAAAAGCAAGAAAAAAATGATTGA
- the folB gene encoding bifunctional dihydroneopterin aldolase/7,8-dihydroneopterin epimerase has protein sequence MDIIFIEQLSVFTTIGAYDWEQTIQQKLLLDIEMGWDNQRAAKSDQVEYCLDYAQVSQVVINHIETQKFALIERVAQEVADIILNQFNSCWVRVKVYKPGAVARAKQVGVIIERTKSA, from the coding sequence ATGGATATTATATTTATTGAGCAGTTATCAGTATTCACAACCATTGGTGCTTATGATTGGGAACAAACTATTCAACAAAAACTGTTACTCGATATCGAAATGGGATGGGATAATCAGCGGGCAGCTAAAAGTGATCAAGTCGAATATTGTTTAGATTATGCTCAGGTTAGCCAAGTGGTAATTAACCATATAGAGACACAAAAATTTGCCTTGATAGAACGGGTTGCGCAGGAGGTTGCTGATATTATTTTAAATCAATTCAATAGCTGTTGGGTACGCGTTAAAGTCTATAAACCTGGTGCGGTGGCGCGGGCTAAACAGGTTGGTGTGATTATAGAGCGAACAAAATCGGCTTAG